In Pseudomonas oryzihabitans, the DNA window AGCGCCTGGCGCAGCTTGCGATTACGCACCTGCTGCTCGGGGGTCGCGCCCTGCCCTACCACCGGATCCAGCCAGTTGAAGCCCAGGTACCAGTTGGAGGCCTCCACCGCGGTGGGTAACTTGAGGCCGCGCTCGCGATAGAGTTCGGCGGAGTCGGCCGAGTCGCCCGCCTTGGTGCGCAGCGCCACGCCATACTCGCCGCGCTCGACCTGCGGGGTGTCGTAGTAGCCCTGGATGAACTTGCCCATCAGCGGCACCCCTTCCTTTTCCAGGCTGAACACCGCGCGGTCGATCAGCGGCATGGGCTTGCCGCAGTCGTCCAGCCGACCCTCCTCGCGATCAACAGGCTCACCTTCGCAGGGATAGGGATCGGCGCGGTAGTTGGGATTGCGCTCCAGCACATGGCGGCGATTGGGAATGGATTCGGCCAGGCGATAGGGCCCGGTACCCACCGGCCAGCTGTTGAAGCTGAGGTTGTGCTCGGCCATACCCGGCTGGCTGTAGAAGCGATCCGCCTCCCAGGGCACCGGCGCGGCGAAGGTCGTGGCCAGCCAGTAGCTGAACTGGGGGTATTTGCCGATCACCCGCAACCTCAGGGTGTGGTCATCCAGCACCTCTATCCCGGGCAACTCGCCCTGGCGCAGGTCCAGCCAGGGCAGCGGCGCGCCCTTGGGCAAGCCGGCGCGCAGGGTCTTGTCGGCGGCGCGCAGGCCATCGCCAAACGCCTGCATGCCCACCAGGTGCTCGGCGAAGATGGCGTAGCTGGGCGAGACCAGCCGCGGACTGGCCAGGCGGCGCAGGCCGTAGGCATAGTCGGCGGCGGTCAGGGCGCGGCTGCCGGGCTCGGGGAAGTCGGGGATCTGGTAGCGATCGGCCAGATCGTCCGGCTTGATCGGGAAGTAACGGTAATTGCCCTGGACATCGCGGGCAAAGGCCGGATGCGGCGCATAGCGGGCATCACGGCGGATGGGAATGTCGTAGACGCTCTCGGCGATCTGCGCCGGCGGCGCATCGTCCGGCAGGCGCCGGCCCTGGGCGTCCAGGTAATAGGGTGCGACCACTCGCTCCGCGCCGCGGGCGATCAGCTCATAGGGCCGCTTGAGATAGTGATAGCCATAGAGCGGCTCATAGATGTTGTAGGTGAAGTTGGTCTCGTCGCCGGAATAGGAACTGGCCGGATCCAGGTACTTCGGCGAACGGGTGGTAAAGGCGGTATAGAGGGTATTCTGGCCTTCGGCTCCTGCGCGGTAGGGGCTGTTGATCGGCGTATCGTCGGGTGAACAGCCACCGAGCAGCACCAGGGTCAGCAGTGCGAGGAATTGTCTGGACAGTCTGGGCATCGCGTTCCTGCACCGAAAGAGACCTGAGGCGGCAGCGCCGGCCTAAACGACTAAGCTTGAGCTATTTTCCCGCGAGGCGCAGCACCCCATGCAATCCCGGAAAGATTTCGACAAGATCGTCCACTGGTCCCAGCTCCAGGCCCCGGATGGCCCCGGCTATCCCGACAGTGACGAGCGCTTTTCCCTGGGCGCTGCCTTCGGCCGCCACTTCGGCTTCGCCCGCCTGGGCATCCACCATGAATGGCTGCCACCTGGCCGGCGTACCTCAAGGCCCCATGCCGAGGCCACCGAGGACGAATTCATCTATGTGATCGCGGGCCACCCCACGGCCTGGATCGACGGCCACGCCCACCGACTCGATCCGGGCGATGGCGTAGGCTTCAAGGCCGGCGATGGCGTCACCCACACCTTCATCAACGAGACCACGGAGCCGGTGGAGCTGCTGGTGGTGGGCGATACCAGCCGGGCGGACAATCGGCTGCACTATCCGCTGCATCCGGAATACACCGCAGGTCTTGGGGACAAGCAGTGGCGGGAGTGTCCCAAGCGAGAATTGGGGCCGCATTCGGGTAAGGCACTGTCGCCACGAGAGGACGACGAATGCCCGTGAATCCGTTGCGACTCCCCGCCTCCATTCGCGCCAACGCAGGCCTTCTCACCCAGCTGCAATTGGCGCCCGATACCCGCCTGACCTACGGTGAGCATGAGATGGCGATCCGCACACCGGACTGCCCCGACTACTACTTCGGCAACTACCTGCTGCTGGATCAGCGCCCGACCGCCCAGCAGGTGTTGGCCTGGTCCGCGGCCTTCGAGCAGCTGCTCGACAGCCCACAGCCCCTGGGGCATCGTGCTTTCGTCTGGCCAGAGCCGCAGGGCAAGGCGCCACCGGCGGACCTGCCTTGCGGCTACGATTATCAGCGCCTAGTCTGGATGCGTCTGGCCGCCGATGCCCTGCAGCCCGCCCCGGTCCTGCCTGAAGGACTTCACGTCAGAACCTTCCAACACCCCACCGACTGGCAACAGTGGCGTGAGCTCCAGGCAGAGGTGACTCCGGGCGCGGAGGATCCTGAAGCGCACCGGCGCTATCTGGATTATCAGGCGCGACGCTATCGATCACTGAGCGACAGCGGCCTGGGCGACTGGTGGGGTGTATTCGATGGCGAGGAGCGGCTGCTGGCCTATCTTGGCCTCTATCGCCTGGGCCGACTGGGCCGTTTCCAAGCGGTTACCACGCGGGTGGACTGGCGTCGGCGCGGACTCTGCCAGGCCTTGCTCGGCACGGTGCTTCGGCACCAACGACATCGCGTGGACGCCTTCGTGATCGTGGCGGAAAGCGAACATCACGCCCAACGGCTCTATGCCAAGGCGGGGTTCGCCGTAGAGGGCGGCATAGGAACCCTGCTGTGGGCAGGTGCCGGCAGAGGATAGCAATCTAGCTCTCATGCCGAGGTAAGCGTGTGCTTCCCTACCCTGATCTATCGCGGCCATGGGCCGCTCCTACAGTGTAGGAGCGGCCCATGGCCGCGATGGCCTACGCACGACTTCTTACCCGGCCGTTGGGCTTCGGCGATGGAGCCGCCTCAACCCAACCTACGAAACCCTACCGTAGGTTGGGTTGAGCGCAGCGAAGCCCAACATGACCTCGGCCAACACCTTTGCGCGTGGAAAACGCTGCGCGGTTTTCCACTCTACACGG includes these proteins:
- a CDS encoding ABC transporter substrate-binding protein: MPRLSRQFLALLTLVLLGGCSPDDTPINSPYRAGAEGQNTLYTAFTTRSPKYLDPASSYSGDETNFTYNIYEPLYGYHYLKRPYELIARGAERVVAPYYLDAQGRRLPDDAPPAQIAESVYDIPIRRDARYAPHPAFARDVQGNYRYFPIKPDDLADRYQIPDFPEPGSRALTAADYAYGLRRLASPRLVSPSYAIFAEHLVGMQAFGDGLRAADKTLRAGLPKGAPLPWLDLRQGELPGIEVLDDHTLRLRVIGKYPQFSYWLATTFAAPVPWEADRFYSQPGMAEHNLSFNSWPVGTGPYRLAESIPNRRHVLERNPNYRADPYPCEGEPVDREEGRLDDCGKPMPLIDRAVFSLEKEGVPLMGKFIQGYYDTPQVERGEYGVALRTKAGDSADSAELYRERGLKLPTAVEASNWYLGFNWLDPVVGQGATPEQQVRNRKLRQALSIAFDWESYITVFLNGNGLVANGPLPPGVLGYEASPAGANPVVYRLVDGKPERRPIEDARQLLAEAGYPDGRDAKSGRPLILQYDAQSSGDSAMFDWMRQQTAKLGIQLELRGSDYNRFQDKMRKGAAQIFFWGWNADYPDAENFLFLFYGPQGKAKHGGENAGNYSNPEYDRLFEQMKSLDDGPEKVALIRRMVAIVQQDAPWLFGWNPLSAGAYQQWVYNAKPTQMVRDQLRYLRLDPALRERKVQEWNQPVLWPLWLLLGLALLLVWPAWRILRRRERQTAFGDSAGEKRP
- a CDS encoding cupin domain-containing protein, whose product is MQSRKDFDKIVHWSQLQAPDGPGYPDSDERFSLGAAFGRHFGFARLGIHHEWLPPGRRTSRPHAEATEDEFIYVIAGHPTAWIDGHAHRLDPGDGVGFKAGDGVTHTFINETTEPVELLVVGDTSRADNRLHYPLHPEYTAGLGDKQWRECPKRELGPHSGKALSPREDDECP
- a CDS encoding GNAT family N-acetyltransferase — its product is MPVNPLRLPASIRANAGLLTQLQLAPDTRLTYGEHEMAIRTPDCPDYYFGNYLLLDQRPTAQQVLAWSAAFEQLLDSPQPLGHRAFVWPEPQGKAPPADLPCGYDYQRLVWMRLAADALQPAPVLPEGLHVRTFQHPTDWQQWRELQAEVTPGAEDPEAHRRYLDYQARRYRSLSDSGLGDWWGVFDGEERLLAYLGLYRLGRLGRFQAVTTRVDWRRRGLCQALLGTVLRHQRHRVDAFVIVAESEHHAQRLYAKAGFAVEGGIGTLLWAGAGRG